In a single window of the Acetivibrio clariflavus DSM 19732 genome:
- a CDS encoding IS256 family transposase, which produces MSTLTKEQIKQLVRENNFQSVSDINEYLKDIFKDIIQELLEAELEAKLGYAKDDAENKKTDNSRNGYTPKKIKSEFGEIDIQVPRDRKGEFQPKIIPKYQRNVSGIEEKVIALYARGMSTRDISQQIEELYGFSLSAEMVSKITDRIAPEIKEWQQRPLEPIYSFVFMDAIHYKVKDDGRIINRAAYVVLGVTIDGYKDILGIWIGDNESSKFWLGVLNDLKNRGVQDVLIFCVDGLTGLKEAINAAYPKSEVQRCIIHQLRNSFKYVPYKDLKAFSNDFKEVYHAINEEIALEKLYELKEKWGKEYPFAIRSWENNWDVISPFFKFPEEIRKIIYTTNIIEGLHRQFRKVTKTKTIFPTDSSLEKILYLASMNVVKKWTQRYKNWDRVLSQLVIQYPGRLEEYI; this is translated from the coding sequence ATGTCAACGTTAACAAAAGAACAAATCAAACAATTAGTTCGGGAAAATAATTTCCAAAGTGTATCTGATATTAATGAATATCTTAAAGACATTTTTAAAGATATAATACAAGAACTTTTAGAAGCAGAACTTGAAGCAAAATTAGGATATGCTAAAGATGATGCAGAAAATAAAAAAACTGATAATAGTCGTAACGGTTATACGCCTAAAAAAATAAAAAGTGAGTTTGGAGAAATTGATATACAAGTACCAAGAGATCGTAAAGGCGAATTTCAACCTAAAATTATTCCTAAATATCAACGTAATGTTTCTGGAATTGAAGAAAAAGTTATAGCTTTATATGCAAGAGGAATGTCTACAAGGGATATCAGTCAACAAATTGAAGAACTTTATGGTTTTAGCCTATCAGCAGAGATGGTTAGTAAGATTACTGATAGAATTGCTCCAGAGATTAAGGAATGGCAACAAAGACCTCTTGAACCTATATACTCTTTTGTTTTTATGGATGCAATACACTATAAAGTTAAGGATGACGGAAGAATAATAAACAGGGCAGCTTATGTTGTTCTAGGTGTTACTATTGATGGATATAAGGATATTTTAGGGATCTGGATTGGTGACAATGAATCCTCAAAGTTTTGGCTTGGTGTACTGAATGACCTTAAAAATAGAGGAGTACAGGATGTTTTAATTTTTTGTGTTGATGGACTTACCGGACTTAAGGAAGCCATAAATGCTGCATATCCAAAATCTGAAGTGCAGCGTTGCATAATACATCAGCTGAGAAATTCTTTTAAGTATGTGCCATACAAAGACCTAAAAGCATTTAGTAATGATTTCAAAGAAGTATATCATGCTATTAATGAAGAAATAGCATTAGAAAAACTTTATGAACTTAAAGAAAAGTGGGGAAAGGAATATCCTTTTGCAATACGTAGTTGGGAAAATAACTGGGATGTTATAAGTCCATTTTTCAAATTTCCAGAAGAAATACGAAAAATAATTTATACTACAAATATAATTGAAGGACTACATCGTCAGTTTCGTAAGGTCACAAAAACAAAAACAATATTTCCAACAGACAGTTCACTAGAAAAGATTTTATATTTAGCATCAATGAATGTAGTAAAAAAATGGACACAACGTTACAAAAACTGGGATAGAGTACTTAGCCAATTGGTAATCCAATATCCAGGTAGGCTGGAAGAGTATATTTAA
- the trkA gene encoding Trk system potassium transporter TrkA, protein MKIIVVGCGKIGYTIAKVLSEKEDIHVTVVDNNPNIFNKAVEPIDVIFISGNGANEKTLIEAGAKDADLIVSTTNADELNVLCCIMAERLGTKHSIARVRNPEYMLEYNKLWKDLGIDMVINPERQTAREISRILRYRAADDIVTFIGDRVELVSFKVSETPEYFVGKSVSQVFDSNMGILLAIVERENQALIPNGDFIFKESDIIWIMGRPSQIMKFFTLIKRRSKKAQEIMVIGGGKITHYLVELLNRHTTKANIKIIEKDRNKCESLCEALSSSSLERHCLFIHGDGTNEELLIDEGIDRMDACVCLTDRDEENVFISLYAMRRGVKKIITKINYIHQNMAKNLGLWLGNIITPQDITAKTVIRYVDGLSGAVGRNIITVHQIYSGDDGNVEAIEVQVNKKAKCIDMPIKKLRLKKGILIGCISRDFDVIIPSGETQIRIGDRVIIISKNNDIRELDDILES, encoded by the coding sequence ATGAAGATTATCGTTGTTGGATGCGGAAAGATCGGCTATACGATAGCAAAGGTCTTATCTGAAAAGGAAGACATCCATGTAACGGTCGTAGACAATAATCCAAATATTTTTAATAAAGCAGTTGAACCAATTGATGTAATATTCATTTCAGGTAATGGTGCAAATGAAAAGACGCTAATTGAGGCCGGTGCCAAAGATGCGGATTTAATTGTAAGTACAACGAATGCTGATGAATTAAATGTCTTGTGCTGTATTATGGCAGAGCGTCTTGGAACAAAGCATTCGATAGCAAGAGTGCGAAATCCTGAATATATGCTGGAATATAATAAGCTTTGGAAAGACCTTGGTATTGATATGGTCATTAATCCTGAGAGGCAAACGGCAAGAGAGATTTCAAGGATTTTGAGATACCGTGCTGCTGACGATATAGTTACATTTATAGGAGACCGAGTAGAATTGGTTTCTTTTAAAGTATCTGAAACACCGGAATATTTCGTTGGCAAGAGCGTATCTCAGGTTTTTGACAGTAATATGGGAATCCTTCTTGCCATCGTTGAAAGGGAAAACCAAGCGTTAATTCCAAATGGAGATTTTATTTTTAAGGAATCCGACATTATCTGGATAATGGGGCGCCCGTCTCAAATTATGAAGTTCTTCACCCTTATAAAAAGAAGGTCTAAAAAAGCACAGGAAATTATGGTCATAGGTGGAGGAAAAATAACACATTACCTTGTTGAACTTTTAAACAGACATACGACGAAAGCAAATATAAAAATCATAGAAAAAGACCGGAATAAATGCGAATCGTTGTGCGAAGCATTATCTTCCTCCTCCCTTGAACGGCACTGCCTGTTCATACATGGAGACGGAACGAATGAAGAGCTTCTCATCGATGAAGGAATCGACAGAATGGACGCATGTGTATGCCTGACGGACAGGGATGAAGAAAACGTTTTCATCTCCCTTTATGCCATGCGCAGGGGCGTAAAGAAGATTATCACAAAGATAAACTATATTCATCAGAATATGGCTAAAAACCTCGGTCTATGGTTAGGAAATATTATTACACCTCAAGACATAACGGCGAAAACCGTTATCCGCTATGTTGACGGACTGAGTGGGGCGGTTGGACGAAATATTATAACCGTGCACCAGATTTATTCCGGTGATGACGGGAATGTTGAAGCAATTGAAGTTCAAGTGAACAAAAAAGCAAAATGCATTGATATGCCTATAAAAAAATTAAGGCTGAAGAAAGGGATTTTAATAGGCTGTATAAGCAGGGACTTTGATGTTATTATTCCGTCTGGCGAAACACAGATTCGTATCGGTGACAGAGTTATTATTATTTCGAAAAATAATGATATTCGTGAACTAGATGATATTTTAGAGAGCTAG
- the tnpB gene encoding IS66 family insertion sequence element accessory protein TnpB (TnpB, as the term is used for proteins encoded by IS66 family insertion elements, is considered an accessory protein, since TnpC, encoded by a neighboring gene, is a DDE family transposase.) — MIRWNEKPVYLCGRLTDMRKSINGLITLVQESFSLDPFMNALFVFCNRNRNRIKILEWDGDGFWLYFKRLERGRFRWPTEEDSTTMLLDVNELACLIDSARLEKKLRRKEVLERQIS, encoded by the coding sequence ATGATAAGATGGAATGAAAAACCAGTGTATCTTTGCGGAAGATTAACGGATATGAGGAAATCTATCAACGGATTAATAACACTGGTACAAGAAAGTTTCTCACTTGATCCGTTTATGAATGCACTGTTTGTGTTCTGTAACAGAAATAGAAACAGGATAAAAATCCTTGAATGGGATGGAGATGGGTTTTGGCTGTACTTTAAGAGGCTAGAACGAGGGCGATTTCGCTGGCCAACAGAAGAAGATTCAACCACAATGCTTCTTGATGTAAACGAATTAGCTTGTCTTATTGATAGTGCCAGATTAGAGAAAAAGCTCAGGAGAAAGGAAGTTTTAGAGCGTCAAATTTCGTAA
- the tnpA gene encoding IS66 family insertion sequence element accessory protein TnpA produces MDMEKVTTEQQLSRWAQLIQNRLESGQSIKEFCRTNGVSKATYYYWQKKVSEAKCTVVEEVKEPKIEVPSGWMQLASKPVYPAKATLEIKINGCNVTVNTETDLELLKKVCQVLMSL; encoded by the coding sequence ATGGACATGGAAAAAGTAACAACTGAACAACAATTATCTAGGTGGGCACAATTAATACAAAACCGGCTTGAAAGTGGGCAAAGTATCAAAGAGTTTTGCCGAACGAATGGAGTAAGCAAAGCTACATACTACTATTGGCAAAAGAAAGTCAGTGAAGCAAAGTGTACAGTAGTTGAAGAAGTAAAAGAACCCAAAATCGAAGTACCAAGTGGATGGATGCAGCTTGCATCGAAACCGGTGTACCCTGCAAAAGCTACACTGGAAATTAAAATTAATGGCTGTAATGTCACTGTAAATACGGAAACAGACTTAGAATTATTGAAAAAAGTTTGCCAGGTGTTGATGTCGTTATGA
- a CDS encoding IS30 family transposase, whose translation MVIKTNNNTTKRKFKHLNVYERGQIEAFIKEGKSQRYIAKMLGRSPSTISREIKRGTTIQMRHDLTTYRKYFAESGQIAYEKNRLNCGAKCKLARVEDFIKFAEEKILYEKWSPDAVVGSCIVNSKWMHSTIVCTKTLYNYIDQGLLKVRNIDLNLKLRIKPKVRRDRQNKRILGKSIDQRPEDVQLRQTFGHWEIATIIGRKSSDTVILTLTERKTRYELLFLLEARDSNAVNKALLELKNFYGEQFCNIFRTITADNGSEFSRLTEILQPLGIEVYYAHPYSSWERGTNERHNGLIRRFIPKGKAIRDFTATTIKRIQDWLNNLPRKILDYKTPEECFNEELFKIVNDDTSKTA comes from the coding sequence ATGGTTATCAAAACTAATAATAACACAACTAAACGTAAATTTAAACACCTAAATGTTTATGAACGTGGACAAATTGAAGCTTTCATTAAGGAAGGGAAATCACAACGCTATATTGCTAAAATGCTAGGTCGTTCACCAAGTACGATCAGTCGTGAGATTAAAAGAGGTACAACGATTCAAATGAGGCATGATTTAACGACGTATAGAAAGTATTTTGCTGAAAGTGGGCAGATAGCTTATGAAAAAAATCGTTTGAATTGCGGTGCAAAGTGTAAATTAGCTAGAGTTGAAGATTTCATAAAATTTGCAGAAGAAAAAATACTATATGAAAAATGGTCACCAGATGCCGTAGTTGGCTCATGTATAGTGAATTCTAAGTGGATGCATTCTACTATTGTATGTACTAAAACCTTATATAATTATATAGATCAAGGGCTGCTGAAAGTACGAAATATTGATTTAAACCTTAAACTTCGAATAAAACCAAAAGTAAGAAGAGACCGTCAGAATAAACGTATTCTGGGAAAAAGCATCGATCAAAGGCCAGAAGATGTGCAACTACGGCAGACTTTTGGACATTGGGAAATTGCTACAATCATAGGGAGAAAATCTAGCGATACAGTTATTTTAACATTAACAGAACGAAAGACACGCTATGAACTGCTGTTTCTTTTAGAAGCAAGAGATAGTAATGCTGTTAACAAGGCACTTTTGGAACTAAAGAATTTCTATGGAGAACAGTTTTGTAACATATTTCGTACTATTACAGCAGACAATGGTTCAGAATTTAGTAGATTGACAGAAATATTACAACCATTAGGGATAGAAGTATACTATGCACATCCTTATTCCTCATGGGAAAGAGGTACTAATGAACGTCATAATGGTCTTATACGGCGTTTTATACCTAAAGGGAAAGCAATAAGAGATTTTACAGCGACAACAATAAAACGTATACAAGACTGGTTAAATAATCTTCCACGCAAGATATTAGATTATAAAACGCCTGAAGAATGCTTTAATGAAGAGCTGTTTAAAATAGTTAATGATGATACATCAAAAACAGCTTAA